A region from the Parasphingopyxis sp. CP4 genome encodes:
- a CDS encoding DUF1214 domain-containing protein, translating into MRMALRILLALILGAAIGLTVTWLSLRAGISAFEERTGPWVTSQQFGSAEASDRSRAIVALRGLMALTAREAIYFNAATDSEGQALEGGCRYQVTGPSVDARWWSVTAYGTDSHLIPNDGHAYSAGGDGAEPVMAITSPEPGPGEIATQDGEAFELTLRAYGPGDGLLDGELPVIERLGC; encoded by the coding sequence ATGAGGATGGCGCTCCGGATCCTTTTGGCGCTCATTCTTGGCGCGGCCATAGGGCTGACGGTGACCTGGCTGTCCTTGCGTGCCGGTATCAGTGCGTTTGAAGAACGTACCGGCCCCTGGGTGACGTCCCAACAATTCGGTTCGGCTGAAGCCAGCGATCGTTCGCGGGCCATTGTCGCCCTTCGCGGATTGATGGCGCTCACCGCGCGCGAAGCCATCTATTTCAATGCTGCAACAGACAGTGAGGGGCAGGCGCTGGAAGGCGGATGTCGCTATCAGGTCACGGGTCCATCCGTTGATGCGCGCTGGTGGAGCGTCACGGCTTACGGGACGGACTCCCATCTCATTCCCAATGACGGCCATGCCTATTCAGCCGGTGGGGACGGCGCAGAGCCCGTCATGGCGATTACCAGTCCCGAGCCCGGGCCAGGCGAGATTGCGACGCAGGACGGGGAAGCTTTTGAACTGACATTGCGAGCCTATGGACCCGGCGATGGATTGCTCGACGGCGAGCTACCGGTGATCGAGAGGCTGGGATGTTGA
- the glyS gene encoding glycine--tRNA ligase subunit beta, whose translation MSDFLLELLSEEIPARMQRKARGDLERLFTAALKEAGLAAEKIETYSTPRRLVLIAHDLPRETETVREERKGPKADAPDQAIDGFLRSTGLKRKNLETRDVKGKPTLFAVIDKPGRKTVDVLGEAIPAIIRAFPWPKSMRWGEASQSTESMRWVRPLQGIMAILGDNVVKCEIDGIKSGRQTVGHRFHHDGMIEIDGVYDYADKLREAHVIVDHKEREGIIRERANALAAEVELTRKQDPGLVEENAGLTEWPVPLLGSFDEAFLAVAPEAITLAMRSHQKYFACLKAEYELSPHFICVANLEPNDGGANVIAGNEKVLAARLSDARFFWEQDQKTPLAEHAKKLDQIVFHEKLGTVADKVERVAKLARWLVEEGIVTPSKIGITDEDIQTDDNPVVAKMTSGQLADMAERTAQLCKADLVTGMVSEFGDLQGIVGGYYAANEGLAPEVGAAIRDHYKPVGQEDYVPNEPVTVAVSLADKIDTLTGFFAAELGPTGSKDPFALRRQALAVLALTNQNGLRFSLSHVLLEALRLHWTTLEQHNDWLICIYPTKNFKGLRDELRPPDAWEPDCSVTAEQISENIEEAGLYSVARLVDSVEHVGSEVDYDKFSNGFDIELIGPERLLQIAMPFFADRLKVQQREAGVRHDLIDAVFALGGEDDLVRLLARVKALQSFLGSYDGANLLAGYKRAANILKKEEWTPIESDHTPEPEEAVLHDALDSAETEVAAAIEIENFKGAMAALSGLRKPIDAFFEKVTVNDEDPAKRAARLAMLARFRDAVHKVADFSKIEG comes from the coding sequence ATGTCTGATTTCCTGCTCGAATTGCTGTCGGAGGAAATCCCGGCCCGAATGCAACGCAAGGCGCGGGGCGACCTCGAACGTTTGTTTACGGCTGCGCTCAAAGAAGCCGGTCTCGCTGCCGAAAAGATCGAAACCTATTCGACGCCGCGTCGCCTGGTCCTGATCGCCCACGATCTGCCGCGCGAAACCGAAACGGTGCGCGAAGAACGCAAAGGCCCGAAAGCGGATGCGCCAGATCAGGCAATAGACGGTTTTCTGCGCTCGACAGGGCTAAAGCGCAAAAATCTCGAAACCCGTGATGTGAAGGGTAAACCGACGCTGTTCGCCGTGATCGACAAGCCGGGCCGCAAGACGGTGGATGTCCTCGGTGAGGCAATTCCCGCGATCATCCGCGCTTTCCCCTGGCCGAAATCGATGCGTTGGGGCGAAGCCTCCCAATCGACGGAAAGCATGCGCTGGGTGCGACCGTTACAGGGGATCATGGCGATCCTTGGCGATAACGTCGTCAAATGTGAGATCGACGGCATCAAGTCGGGCCGCCAGACGGTTGGCCATCGCTTTCATCATGACGGCATGATCGAGATCGACGGTGTTTATGATTATGCCGACAAGCTGCGCGAGGCGCATGTGATTGTCGATCATAAGGAGCGCGAGGGCATTATTCGTGAGCGCGCCAACGCTCTGGCCGCCGAAGTCGAGCTGACCCGCAAACAGGATCCGGGGCTGGTGGAGGAAAATGCCGGGCTGACCGAATGGCCGGTGCCATTGCTCGGTAGTTTCGACGAGGCGTTCCTCGCCGTTGCGCCCGAAGCCATCACGCTCGCCATGCGCAGCCACCAGAAATATTTCGCCTGTCTCAAAGCCGAATATGAACTCTCGCCGCACTTCATCTGCGTCGCGAATCTGGAACCCAATGATGGTGGCGCCAATGTGATCGCCGGCAATGAGAAGGTGCTTGCGGCGCGCCTGTCCGATGCCCGCTTCTTCTGGGAGCAGGACCAGAAAACGCCGCTTGCTGAACATGCAAAGAAGCTCGACCAGATCGTGTTTCATGAAAAGCTCGGCACGGTGGCGGACAAGGTCGAACGGGTGGCGAAGCTCGCGCGTTGGTTGGTTGAGGAAGGGATCGTCACTCCATCAAAGATTGGCATTACAGACGAAGACATACAGACAGATGACAATCCCGTCGTGGCTAAGATGACTAGTGGACAACTAGCCGATATGGCTGAGCGGACTGCGCAGCTCTGCAAAGCCGATCTTGTCACTGGCATGGTGAGCGAATTCGGTGATCTGCAAGGAATCGTTGGCGGTTACTATGCTGCGAACGAGGGACTTGCTCCCGAAGTCGGCGCTGCAATCCGCGATCACTATAAGCCCGTAGGACAAGAGGATTACGTACCTAATGAGCCGGTAACGGTTGCAGTGAGCTTAGCGGATAAGATCGATACTCTAACGGGCTTCTTTGCCGCTGAACTTGGTCCGACAGGTTCAAAAGACCCGTTTGCGCTGCGTCGGCAAGCACTGGCAGTTTTGGCGCTCACCAATCAGAATGGACTTAGATTTTCTCTTTCTCATGTCCTGCTGGAGGCGCTGCGTTTGCATTGGACTACTCTTGAGCAGCACAATGACTGGCTTATCTGCATCTATCCGACCAAAAATTTCAAAGGGTTGAGAGATGAACTGCGGCCTCCCGATGCCTGGGAACCCGATTGCTCTGTGACCGCAGAGCAAATTTCTGAAAACATCGAAGAAGCTGGATTGTATTCAGTGGCACGGTTGGTCGATAGCGTTGAGCACGTCGGGTCCGAGGTGGACTATGACAAATTTTCCAATGGTTTTGATATTGAGCTGATAGGCCCTGAGCGATTGCTACAAATCGCGATGCCCTTTTTCGCCGATCGGCTGAAGGTGCAGCAGCGCGAGGCGGGTGTCCGCCATGATTTGATCGATGCGGTGTTTGCGCTGGGCGGTGAAGATGATCTTGTCCGCCTGCTCGCTCGCGTGAAGGCGCTGCAGTCTTTCCTTGGCAGCTATGACGGTGCGAACCTGCTGGCCGGGTATAAGCGCGCGGCGAATATCCTGAAGAAGGAAGAGTGGACACCGATCGAGAGCGATCACACGCCGGAACCCGAAGAAGCCGTATTGCACGACGCACTCGACAGCGCGGAAACCGAAGTTGCTGCCGCGATCGAGATTGAGAATTTCAAGGGTGCGATGGCGGCACTCTCCGGCCTGCGCAAACCGATTGATGCCTTCTTTGAGAAAGTCACCGTCAACGACGAGGATCCGGCGAAGCGCGCTGCGCGCCTGGCAATGCTCGCCCGCTTCCGCGATGCCGTGCACAAGGTCGCCGACTTCTCGAAGATTGAAGGATAG
- a CDS encoding TraB/GumN family protein has translation MKTQILSAAVAALLLAGCATSNTAQAPAPAEPVVAATPEPAAPVAVEEPVPTPVAEAPAPLPLENSAAAPATGSPALWRIADEDTTIWLFGTIHVLPTGFTWRNPTIDAAIAESQGLILETVTSDDQSQAALMLMRLGMSANLPPIGERVDAELRPQLASMIARGPFPESFLNGLETWAASLMLVGITLNDLGLDPESGVEEQLELIFELAELPIAGLETPEEQLSFFDQLPEDAQRHFLNSVIDAPEDIREEFNAMLEAWRSGDEDQIAMTFDDDLIFSETLRDALLTRRNANWANWIVGRLAEPGTIFVAVGAGHLAGEDTVQDFLEAQGITAVRVQ, from the coding sequence ATGAAAACACAAATCCTCTCCGCCGCTGTTGCTGCACTCCTGCTCGCGGGATGCGCAACCTCAAACACTGCACAAGCGCCCGCTCCAGCCGAACCGGTTGTCGCTGCGACACCTGAACCGGCCGCGCCGGTTGCCGTGGAGGAGCCTGTGCCGACACCGGTGGCGGAAGCACCGGCACCGCTACCTTTAGAAAACAGCGCTGCCGCTCCGGCAACTGGTTCGCCAGCACTATGGCGGATTGCGGATGAGGACACGACGATCTGGCTGTTCGGGACGATCCATGTGCTGCCGACAGGGTTTACCTGGCGCAATCCGACGATCGACGCAGCGATTGCCGAATCCCAAGGGCTGATCCTCGAGACTGTCACCAGCGACGATCAAAGCCAGGCGGCGCTGATGCTCATGCGGTTGGGCATGTCCGCAAACCTGCCGCCAATTGGCGAGCGCGTTGACGCAGAATTGCGTCCGCAGCTTGCCTCGATGATCGCACGAGGCCCGTTTCCCGAAAGCTTCCTCAATGGCCTGGAGACCTGGGCAGCCTCGCTGATGCTGGTTGGCATTACGCTCAACGATCTCGGGCTTGATCCGGAAAGCGGCGTGGAAGAGCAGCTCGAACTGATCTTCGAACTTGCCGAGCTGCCGATCGCGGGCCTTGAAACACCCGAAGAACAGCTGAGCTTTTTCGATCAACTCCCGGAAGATGCCCAGCGGCATTTCCTGAATTCGGTGATCGATGCACCCGAAGATATCCGCGAGGAATTCAACGCGATGCTCGAAGCCTGGCGGTCTGGCGATGAAGACCAGATCGCGATGACGTTTGACGATGATCTGATCTTTTCCGAGACCCTGCGAGACGCACTGCTGACACGGCGCAATGCGAACTGGGCCAACTGGATCGTTGGACGGCTCGCCGAACCGGGAACGATCTTTGTCGCGGTTGGCGCTGGCCATCTTGCCGGCGAAGATACGGTACAGGATTTCCTTGAAGCGCAAGGCATTACAGCGGTCCGGGTTCAGTAA
- a CDS encoding DUF1254 domain-containing protein, which yields MLNRLGWIGLVAAIAMLVHWLAVGMIPGRLMGIAMDRIEQNAPVNAMGHAPLSTAERRVIVRPSPDLAYSTCLFDLSQGPVAVSVQPMDAPYWSLSVFDDETNVRFVRNDRETGDQPLNVVLAREGQAVPDGSEAVRVPSDRGLALLRILVPERDAFAAINAARQMATCGVIE from the coding sequence ATGTTGAACCGACTCGGATGGATTGGATTGGTCGCAGCGATTGCGATGCTGGTTCATTGGCTGGCTGTCGGCATGATTCCCGGACGTCTCATGGGAATAGCCATGGATCGGATCGAGCAGAATGCACCGGTGAATGCGATGGGCCATGCACCGCTCAGCACAGCAGAGCGGCGAGTTATTGTCAGGCCCAGTCCCGATCTTGCCTATTCGACATGCCTTTTTGATCTCAGCCAAGGGCCGGTCGCAGTGTCAGTCCAGCCGATGGACGCACCCTATTGGTCATTGTCGGTCTTTGATGACGAAACCAATGTCCGGTTTGTCCGCAATGATCGCGAGACAGGAGATCAGCCATTGAATGTCGTACTGGCGCGAGAGGGGCAGGCGGTCCCAGATGGCAGCGAAGCGGTTCGCGTCCCGTCCGATCGTGGGTTGGCTTTGTTGAGAATATTGGTGCCGGAGCGCGATGCGTTTGCGGCGATCAATGCAGCGCGCCAAATGGCGACATGCGGAGTGATTGAATAA
- a CDS encoding glycine--tRNA ligase subunit alpha, translating to MGDTNPLSFQKLILTLHDYWSERGCVILQPYDLEMGAGTFHPATTLRALGPDPWKAAYVQPSRRPTDGRYGENPNRLQHYYQYQVVLKPSPPDIQQLYLDSLVAIGIDPLKHDIRFVEDDWESPTLGAWGLGWEVWCDGMEVTQFTYFQQVGGFDCKPVSGELTYGLERLAMYIQGVDSVYDLAFNDDGVSYGDVFLDNEKQFSAWNFEHANTETLFQWFKDASAECKACIEAELPLPAYDQAIKASHIFNLLQARGVISVAERQAYIGRVRDLAVGSCEAHMAKNGWSA from the coding sequence GTGGGCGACACTAACCCGCTGAGTTTCCAGAAACTGATCCTGACGCTTCATGACTATTGGAGTGAGCGGGGCTGCGTGATCCTGCAGCCCTATGACCTTGAAATGGGGGCAGGAACTTTCCATCCGGCGACCACCTTGCGGGCGCTTGGCCCGGACCCGTGGAAGGCCGCCTATGTGCAGCCGTCCCGCCGACCAACCGATGGTCGCTATGGCGAGAATCCGAACCGGCTCCAGCACTATTACCAATATCAGGTGGTCCTGAAGCCGAGCCCGCCCGATATTCAGCAGCTATATCTGGATAGCCTGGTCGCAATCGGGATCGATCCGCTCAAGCATGATATCCGCTTTGTCGAAGATGATTGGGAAAGCCCTACATTGGGCGCTTGGGGCCTGGGCTGGGAAGTCTGGTGCGATGGCATGGAAGTCACCCAGTTCACCTATTTCCAGCAGGTCGGGGGTTTCGATTGCAAGCCGGTATCCGGTGAGCTCACCTATGGTCTGGAACGGCTGGCGATGTACATCCAGGGCGTCGACAGCGTCTATGATCTTGCGTTTAATGATGATGGCGTGAGCTATGGCGATGTGTTTCTCGACAATGAGAAACAGTTCAGTGCCTGGAACTTCGAACACGCCAATACGGAAACCCTGTTTCAATGGTTCAAGGACGCATCGGCCGAATGCAAAGCGTGCATCGAAGCCGAGCTTCCGCTGCCGGCCTATGACCAGGCAATCAAGGCCAGTCATATCTTCAACCTGCTCCAGGCCCGCGGCGTGATCTCCGTCGCCGAACGCCAGGCCTATATCGGCCGGGTCCGCGATCTCGCGGTCGGCTCGTGCGAAGCCCATATGGCCAAAAACGGGTGGAGCGCCTGA
- the ppdK gene encoding pyruvate, phosphate dikinase, with protein sequence MTQYVYRFGGGVSDGGRGDKNLLGGKGANLAEMASIGLPVPPGFTISTEMCTRYYDDGEVFPDELREQVASGIAHVEQITGKRFGDASDPLLVSVRSGARVSMPGMMDTVLNLGLNDETVKGLADTSGDARFAWDSYRRFIQMYADVVLGLDHGAFEEALEIAKEDKGIYLDTEMETEDWQKLVADYMRIAEEELGHPFPQDPQEQLWGAVGAVFGSWQAERAKVYRRINDIPGDWGTAVNVQAMVFGNMGETSATGVAFTRDPSTGERAYYGEWLINAQGEDVVAGIRTPQYLTTAAREAANAKPAAMEEAMPETYGELAKVFDLLETHYRDMQDIEFTVERGTLWMLQTRSGKRTANAALKIAVDMAAEGLISEEEAVLRVDPGALDQLLHPTLDPSAERDVIARGLPASPGAASGIVVFDADAAERRAAMGEDVILVRMETSPEDIHGMHAAKGILTARGGMTSHAAVVARGMGRPCVSGTGSVAIDAKAKQFSAMERDFKEGDTITIDGATGEVMAGEVATVQPELAGDFAQLMQWADKSRRMRVRTNAETPADCRMAREFGAEGIGLCRTEHMFFDARRITAVREMILATDEAGRRDALAKLLPEQRGDFTEIFTIMAGLPVTIRLLDPPLHEFLPHGEDELQEVADAVGVSIDTLRRRVNELHEFNPMLGHRGCRLGVTYPEIYEMQARAIFEAALDVAASSDEAPIPEVMVPLVATRRELELMKAVIARTAEAVFEEKGARVDYLVGTMIELPRAALRAGEIAECGEFFSFGTNDLTQTALGVSRDDAGRFLGSYVDQGVYPRDPFVSLDIEGVGELIAIAAERGRAARDGIKLGICGEHGGDPASIAFCEEVALDYVSASPYRVPIARLAAAQSALSAAKDRSG encoded by the coding sequence ATGACGCAATATGTGTACCGGTTTGGCGGTGGCGTGTCCGATGGCGGGCGAGGGGACAAGAACCTGCTCGGCGGCAAGGGCGCGAACCTTGCTGAAATGGCGTCGATCGGACTGCCGGTCCCACCCGGCTTCACAATCAGCACCGAAATGTGCACGCGCTATTATGACGACGGCGAAGTCTTTCCCGATGAGCTGCGCGAGCAGGTCGCGAGCGGCATCGCCCATGTCGAACAGATAACCGGAAAGCGCTTTGGCGATGCAAGCGATCCGTTGCTCGTATCGGTGCGTTCGGGTGCGCGGGTGTCGATGCCCGGTATGATGGATACGGTGCTCAATCTAGGGCTCAATGACGAGACGGTGAAGGGTCTTGCCGACACGTCCGGCGATGCGCGCTTCGCATGGGATAGCTATCGCCGCTTCATCCAGATGTATGCCGATGTGGTTCTCGGCCTTGATCATGGGGCGTTTGAGGAAGCACTGGAAATCGCCAAGGAAGACAAGGGCATCTATCTCGATACCGAGATGGAAACCGAAGACTGGCAGAAGCTGGTCGCCGATTATATGCGAATTGCCGAGGAGGAACTTGGCCATCCGTTCCCACAGGATCCGCAGGAGCAACTTTGGGGTGCGGTCGGCGCAGTATTCGGGTCCTGGCAGGCGGAACGCGCGAAAGTCTATCGCCGGATCAATGATATTCCGGGTGACTGGGGTACGGCGGTTAATGTCCAGGCGATGGTGTTTGGCAATATGGGCGAGACTTCGGCAACCGGCGTCGCTTTTACGCGCGATCCATCGACCGGTGAGCGCGCTTATTATGGCGAATGGCTGATCAATGCGCAGGGCGAAGATGTCGTTGCCGGTATTCGCACACCGCAATATCTGACCACGGCGGCACGCGAGGCGGCGAACGCCAAGCCCGCCGCGATGGAAGAGGCGATGCCGGAAACCTATGGTGAGCTCGCCAAGGTCTTCGATCTGCTCGAAACCCATTATCGCGACATGCAGGATATCGAGTTCACGGTTGAACGCGGAACCCTGTGGATGCTGCAGACCCGGTCGGGCAAGCGCACCGCCAATGCAGCGCTGAAAATCGCGGTCGACATGGCGGCCGAAGGGCTGATCAGCGAAGAGGAAGCGGTGTTGCGCGTTGATCCGGGTGCGCTTGATCAGCTGCTCCATCCGACGCTCGATCCGAGTGCGGAACGCGACGTGATTGCGCGCGGTTTGCCGGCATCGCCGGGCGCGGCGTCCGGTATCGTTGTGTTCGATGCCGATGCAGCTGAACGCCGTGCTGCGATGGGCGAAGATGTGATCCTTGTTCGCATGGAGACTAGCCCGGAAGATATTCACGGCATGCACGCGGCCAAGGGCATTTTAACGGCCCGCGGCGGGATGACATCGCACGCGGCGGTTGTCGCCCGCGGCATGGGGCGGCCCTGTGTGTCGGGTACCGGCAGTGTCGCGATCGATGCCAAGGCCAAACAATTCTCCGCCATGGAGCGAGACTTCAAGGAAGGCGATACGATCACCATCGATGGCGCGACCGGCGAAGTCATGGCCGGCGAAGTGGCCACGGTGCAGCCCGAATTGGCCGGCGATTTTGCGCAGCTTATGCAATGGGCCGATAAGAGCCGCCGGATGCGGGTGCGAACCAATGCCGAAACCCCCGCCGATTGCCGCATGGCCCGGGAATTTGGCGCAGAAGGCATTGGCCTGTGCCGTACCGAACATATGTTCTTCGATGCGCGCCGGATTACCGCAGTGCGCGAGATGATCCTCGCGACCGATGAAGCAGGCCGACGCGATGCACTGGCGAAATTGCTCCCGGAACAGCGCGGTGATTTCACCGAGATCTTCACGATCATGGCCGGGCTCCCGGTAACGATCCGTCTGCTCGATCCGCCGCTCCATGAGTTTCTCCCGCACGGAGAAGATGAATTGCAGGAAGTGGCCGATGCGGTTGGTGTATCCATCGATACATTGCGCCGCCGGGTGAATGAGCTGCATGAGTTCAACCCGATGCTCGGCCATCGCGGTTGCCGGCTCGGTGTCACTTACCCTGAAATCTACGAGATGCAGGCGCGGGCAATCTTTGAGGCGGCGCTCGATGTCGCCGCATCCAGCGATGAAGCGCCGATCCCGGAAGTCATGGTGCCGCTCGTCGCCACCCGTCGTGAGCTCGAGCTGATGAAGGCCGTGATCGCCCGGACCGCCGAAGCGGTTTTCGAGGAGAAGGGCGCGCGCGTCGATTATCTGGTCGGCACGATGATCGAATTGCCGCGCGCCGCATTGCGCGCCGGTGAGATTGCCGAATGCGGAGAATTTTTCAGCTTCGGAACAAATGACCTCACCCAGACAGCGCTCGGCGTATCGCGCGACGATGCGGGCCGCTTCCTCGGTTCTTATGTCGATCAGGGCGTCTATCCGCGCGATCCATTTGTCAGCCTGGATATCGAGGGGGTCGGTGAGCTGATCGCTATCGCTGCAGAACGCGGGCGGGCAGCGCGCGATGGGATCAAGCTTGGCATTTGTGGCGAACATGGCGGCGATCCCGCATCGATTGCCTTTTGCGAAGAGGTGGCGCTCGACTATGTCAGCGCCTCGCCCTATCGCGTGCCAATCGCCCGGCTCGCTGCCGCGCAATCCGCGCTATCTGCGGCTAAGGATCGCAGCGGATGA
- a CDS encoding pyrroloquinoline quinone-dependent dehydrogenase, producing the protein MFKKPIRLALFSFGTLVLISFLGGSAIWSVLGLADDLSIDGEAPIVRSDGIGIGEGWPAYGGDQGGNRYSAAGQITSENVQGLEIAWTHQSGALEGREDVIQRTAFETTPILAENSLIFCTQFNEVIALDPGSGEEKWRHDPEISLDLRPANQFTCRGVSHWRDAEAEPDAICASRIFTGTSDARLIALDARTGELCPDFGEGGEVRIEPSVSLRWPGEYQITSAPAVVGDVIVAGSAISDNVRLEAPQGTVHGFDARTGELAWAFNPVPRDPDDPARDSWAGDSADLVGHANVWSTMSVDAERGLVFLPTSSPSPDYFGGARAGDNNYANSVVALNGETGEVVWHFQTVHHDVWDYDLPAQPSLVTVWRDGEGHDVVVQVAKTGLVFVLDRDTGEPFLPIEERAVPQDGVEGEALSPTQPFPVNTPPVVPNRLRPFADAFGITLWDRLACAVQFRGLRGDGLFTPPGVDGLLAYPFSGGGANWGGAAFDPRRNLLIINMSNLVQAIHLIPGADEPSEITDLPDDAEFAPMEGVPYAMTRRTILSPLGLPCNAPPWGVLAGIDLASGEIVWRQTIGTTEDLAPGGLALGIGTPNFGGPIVTAGDVIFIGAAMDDYLRAFHVETGEELWKGRLPAGGQATPMTYEWDGRQYVVIAAGGHGSSGTRFGDHVVAFALPE; encoded by the coding sequence ATGTTCAAAAAACCCATCCGCCTCGCCCTTTTTTCTTTCGGTACGCTGGTATTGATAAGCTTTCTCGGGGGATCCGCGATATGGTCCGTTCTCGGTCTGGCGGACGATCTCAGCATAGATGGCGAAGCGCCCATCGTGCGATCCGATGGGATCGGAATCGGCGAAGGCTGGCCAGCCTATGGCGGCGATCAAGGCGGCAATCGCTATTCGGCGGCGGGCCAGATCACCAGCGAGAATGTGCAGGGTCTCGAGATCGCCTGGACCCATCAATCCGGCGCACTTGAGGGACGCGAAGATGTAATCCAGCGAACGGCGTTTGAAACCACACCCATCCTCGCCGAGAACTCGCTGATCTTCTGCACGCAGTTCAATGAAGTAATCGCGCTCGACCCGGGCTCTGGCGAAGAAAAGTGGCGGCACGATCCAGAAATCTCGCTGGACCTGCGCCCGGCCAATCAATTCACGTGCCGCGGTGTTTCGCATTGGCGTGATGCAGAGGCGGAACCCGATGCGATCTGCGCTTCGCGAATATTCACCGGTACATCGGACGCGCGGCTGATCGCGCTCGACGCGCGGACCGGGGAGTTATGCCCTGACTTTGGCGAAGGTGGAGAAGTGCGCATCGAACCCAGCGTGTCGCTGCGCTGGCCGGGCGAATATCAGATTACGTCGGCCCCTGCCGTAGTTGGCGATGTAATCGTCGCCGGCTCGGCCATCAGTGACAATGTGCGGCTTGAAGCGCCTCAGGGCACCGTCCATGGCTTCGATGCCCGTACCGGTGAATTGGCATGGGCATTCAATCCCGTACCGCGCGATCCTGACGATCCCGCACGTGATAGCTGGGCGGGTGATTCCGCTGATCTGGTCGGCCATGCCAATGTCTGGTCAACCATGTCGGTTGACGCCGAGCGCGGTCTTGTCTTCCTGCCGACTTCGAGCCCGAGCCCGGACTATTTCGGCGGCGCAAGAGCCGGTGACAATAATTACGCCAATTCGGTCGTCGCGCTGAACGGTGAAACGGGCGAGGTTGTCTGGCATTTCCAGACCGTACATCACGACGTTTGGGACTATGACCTTCCCGCCCAGCCAAGCCTGGTAACCGTGTGGCGCGACGGCGAAGGGCATGATGTTGTCGTACAGGTGGCCAAGACGGGTTTGGTATTTGTACTCGATCGCGACACCGGTGAGCCCTTCCTGCCAATTGAGGAACGCGCGGTGCCGCAAGATGGCGTCGAGGGTGAGGCCTTGTCCCCTACCCAGCCCTTCCCGGTAAACACGCCGCCGGTCGTCCCCAATAGGTTGCGGCCATTCGCCGATGCCTTTGGCATTACATTATGGGATCGGCTTGCCTGTGCCGTACAATTCCGCGGTCTGCGGGGCGATGGCCTGTTCACACCGCCCGGCGTCGATGGCCTGCTTGCTTATCCTTTTTCCGGTGGTGGAGCGAATTGGGGCGGTGCGGCCTTCGATCCGCGACGCAATCTCCTCATCATCAATATGAGCAACCTGGTACAGGCCATTCACCTGATTCCCGGAGCCGACGAACCGAGTGAGATTACCGATCTTCCCGATGACGCTGAATTCGCGCCGATGGAGGGCGTGCCCTATGCGATGACTCGGAGAACGATACTGTCTCCGCTCGGCCTACCCTGCAACGCACCGCCATGGGGCGTCCTTGCCGGGATTGATCTCGCGAGCGGCGAGATTGTCTGGCGGCAAACGATCGGAACAACCGAAGATCTGGCACCCGGCGGTCTCGCGCTGGGCATAGGCACGCCGAATTTTGGCGGACCGATCGTCACAGCCGGGGATGTGATCTTTATCGGTGCGGCGATGGACGATTATCTGCGCGCCTTTCATGTCGAAACCGGCGAAGAGCTGTGGAAGGGCCGGTTACCCGCCGGTGGTCAGGCCACACCGATGACCTATGAATGGGACGGTCGCCAATATGTTGTGATCGCGGCTGGCGGTCATGGCAGCTCCGGCACGCGCTTCGGCGACCATGTGGTCGCATTTGCGCTGCCCGAATAG
- a CDS encoding 50S ribosomal protein L25/general stress protein Ctc — MSDQLTLSAEVRERAGKGASRAMRREGRVPAVIYGDKKDPEPIHLNERELMKLLHTGHFMNSLVSLTIGKDKTNALPKDVQFHPVNDRPMHVDFLRIGKGASVTLAVPVNFINEEESPGLKRGGVLNVVRHELELTCPADDIPSEITVELDGLEVGDSIHISQVKLPDGVASAIDDRDFTIAGVVAPSALKRDDAEEEEEGVEGEEGEEVAADEVPTTSQGDGSEGGEEES, encoded by the coding sequence ATGAGCGATCAGCTGACTTTGTCGGCCGAAGTGCGCGAGCGAGCAGGCAAGGGAGCCTCTCGTGCCATGCGCCGCGAAGGCCGAGTACCCGCCGTGATTTACGGCGACAAGAAAGACCCGGAACCCATTCACCTCAATGAGCGCGAGCTCATGAAGCTGCTGCATACCGGCCACTTCATGAACAGCCTTGTTTCGCTGACCATCGGCAAAGACAAGACGAACGCGCTGCCAAAGGATGTGCAGTTCCACCCGGTCAATGATCGCCCGATGCATGTCGACTTCCTGCGCATCGGCAAAGGCGCCAGCGTTACGCTCGCCGTGCCGGTCAACTTCATCAACGAAGAAGAATCGCCCGGCCTCAAACGCGGCGGCGTTCTCAACGTTGTTCGTCACGAGCTCGAGCTTACCTGCCCGGCCGACGATATTCCGAGTGAAATCACGGTTGAGCTGGATGGCCTCGAAGTTGGCGATTCAATCCATATCTCGCAGGTCAAGCTGCCTGACGGCGTAGCCTCTGCCATTGATGATCGTGACTTTACGATCGCTGGTGTTGTCGCACCGTCCGCGCTCAAGCGTGACGACGCCGAAGAAGAGGAAGAAGGCGTCGAAGGCGAAGAAGGCGAAGAAGTCGCAGCCGACGAAGTGCCAACCACGTCGCAAGGCGATGGCAGCGAAGGCGGCGAGGAAGAGAGCTAA